A genome region from Anopheles stephensi strain Indian chromosome 2, UCI_ANSTEP_V1.0, whole genome shotgun sequence includes the following:
- the LOC118503187 gene encoding zinc finger protein 585A-like, whose translation MHQLHPVAQCKWCGKLSNDWRAFNASAVVSGKDVIIREMVDVFQLPQGWNTDPDDGICIKCLERLEYCYQFYGTLLATAAKESTVSSELTPIEARSFVRCAGCDVSFPSQLELEKHAKTQHPNGSVHQFHYCRVCNKSFKTNRGMLQHRAIYHDAQESYGCHICERQFLTKTNYRNHMRHHQDRVCSFCNSGWITDAHLLEHVRTSHTDRLFVCRFCNRKEQLKKCLNRHLRTTHQQETNPYFCGHCGTTAAAGSCSFESMQLLTDHLQQVHREDHGETVDEKNAYGAILHDSLFSKELDLPEMDEIVKEQELFLQNFHLIRSGHEKQEFSSKNPSEPRIDQRMVLEDFLDEAFENDEIWNKYIENGEEYLIDDYDFYLKGAETSSEQALCAYLCPQCQRGFQKQHHLTVHLAEDHDVPSMVCNDCGASFTRVSHYRTHRREHLKDNVRFRESNIPEMEEALSLVQTSSLDYSVHEEEGGYVFTCNLCDRTFQRKHNLEKHRCQFYERHTPPQPADDGATRQAGNGAQDLPANREVIYCMLCDRRFSSTSGLKYHLKRHTGIKAFACLYCEKRFTANSNLNAHMRNVHSQRKDYRCTECNESFTTKDHLNKHQRARHRQERAFVCGECGKSYLQRSHLNEHAAASHRDDRYMCSVCNGSYVSKSSLKRHQQQKHGVS comes from the exons ATGCACCAACTGCATCCCGTAGCTCAGTGCAAATGGTGCGGCAAACTTTCAAACGACTGGCGAGCATTCAACGCCAGTGCGGTTGTCTCGGGAAAAGATGTGATAATTCGTGAGATGGTCGATGTTTTCCAGCTGCCTCAG GGTTGGAATACTGATCCGGACGATGGGATATGTATCAAATGCTTGGAACGATTAGAATACTGCTACCAGTTCTATGGAACGTTACTTGCTACAGCTGCAAAGGAAAGCACTGTGTCCAGCGAACTAACACCCATAGAGGCGCGCTCCTTTGTAAGGTGTGCTGGCTGTGATGTTTCATTTCCCTCCCAGCTAGAGCTAGAAAAACATGCCAAAACTCAACATCCAAATGGAAGCGTACACCAGTTTCATTACTGTCGGGTGTGCAACAAATCGTTTAAAACCAACCGGGGCATGCTACAGCACCGTGCAATCTATCACGACGCGCAGGAAAGCTACGGCTGTCACATTTGCGAACGACAGTTCCTTACCAAAACCAACTATCGAAACCATATGCGCCATCATCAAGATCGAGTGTGCAGTTTTTGTAACAGCGGATGGATAACCGACGCCCACCTGCTGGAACACGTGCGCACCAGCCACACGGATCGGCTGTTTGTGTGTCGGTTTTGCAACCGAAAGGAGCAGCTAAAGAAGTGTCTTAATCGCCATCTACGCACAACCCACCAGCAGGAAACGAATCCTTACTTCTGTGGCCACTGTGGGACCACGGCCGCCGCCGGCAGTTGTTCGTTCGAGAGTATGCAACTGCTAACCGATCATTTGCAGCAAGTACACCGCGAGGATCATGGCGAGACAGTTGACGAAAAGAATGCTTACGGGGCTATTCTGCACGACTCTCTGTTTTCGAAGGAGCTCGATTTACCAGAAATGGATGAAATCGTTAAGGAGCAAGAGCTGTTTCTGCAAAACTTCCATCTGATTAGGAGCGGCCATGAGAAGCAAGAATTTTCAAGCAAGAACCCATCGGAACCACGCATCGATCAACGCATGGTGCTGGAAGATTTTCTCGACGAAGCGTTCGAGAACGATGAAATCTGGAACAAGTACATCGAGAACGGCGAGGAGTATCTGATCGACGATTACGATTTCTATTTGAAAGGAGCAGAAACTTCCTCGGAGCAGGCGTTGTGCGCGTATCTGTGCCCACAGTGTCAGCGAGGGTTTCAAAAGCAACATCATCTGACCGTTCATCTTGCCGAGGACCATGATGTACCCAGCATGGTGTGTAACGATTGTGGAGCCAGCTTTACGCGTGTTTCGCACTATCGCACTCATCGGCGGGAGCATCTGAAGGACAATGTGCGCTTCCGGGAGAGTAACATTCCCGAAATGGAGGAAGCTTTGTCGCTGGTGCAAACCTCATCGCTCGATTATTCGGTGCACGAGGAAGAAGGTGGGTACGTGTTCACGTGCAATCTGTGCGATCGCACATTCCAGCGGAAGCACAACCTGGAAAAGCACCGATGCCAGTTCTACGAACGTCACACCCCACCACAGCCAGCGGATGATGGAGCGACCCGGCAGGCGGGCAATGGAGCGCAGGATTTGCCTGCTAACCGGGAAGTCATCTACTGTATGCTTTGTGATCGTCGGTTTAGCTCAACCTCTGGGCTGAAATATCATCTGAAACGACACACGGGCATCAAAGCGTTCGCGTGCTTGTACTGCGAAAAACGGTTTACAGCCAACTCGAATCTGAATGCACACATGCGGAACGTGCATAGCCAGCGGAAGGACTATCGGTGCACCGAGTGCAACGAATCGTTTACTACCAAAGATCACCTTAACAAACATCAGCGCGCACGGCATCGTCAGGAGCGCGCATTCGTGTGTGGCGAATGTGGCAAGAGCTACCTGCAACGATCGCATCTGAACGAGCACGCAGCAGCGAGCCATCGAGACGATAGATACATGTGCAGCGTTTGCAACGGGTCGTACGTTAGCAAAAGTTCGCTGAaacgacatcagcagcagaaacaTGGCGTTTCGTAA
- the LOC118503194 gene encoding dephospho-CoA kinase domain-containing protein gives MFLVALTGGIASGKSTVTKIFRDNGVPVIDADAIARQVVEPGRPAWHKIKATFGEEIFHAESGELNREALGRIIFDDVEKRRLLNEITHPEIHRTIYREVIKCFFLGHSFVVLDLPLLFEIRVMLNYIHKIITVTCEEDIQVTRLMDRSQYTEAEAKKRIKAQMPLELKCEQSHFVIENSGTLRDTEEQTLKILAILQDSNQHWKIRGVIFATAALLVSSIAWLLNYKYKWFSSN, from the exons ATGTTCCTCGTCGCCCTGACCGGCGGTATCGCCTCTGGAAAGAGCACCGTAACGAAGATATTCCGTGACAACGGTGTGCCGGTCATCGATGCAGACGCTATAGCACGCCAAG TTGTTGAGCCGGGCCGACCAGCATGGCACAAAATTAAGGCCACGTTCGGTGAGGAAATCTTCCACGCAGAGAGCGGAGAGCTCAATCGGGAAGCACTGGGACGCATTATATTCGATGATGTAGAAAAGCGGCGACTGTTGAACGAAATCACGCATCCCGAGATTCATCGGACCATTTACCGGGAGGTGATCAAATGTTTCTTTCTCGGGCACAGTTTCGTCGTGCTCGATCTTCCGCTGCTGTTCGAAATACGAGTTATGCTGAACTACATTCATAAGATCATTACCGTCACATG CGAGGAAGACATTCAAGTCACACGGCTGATGGACCGCAGCCAGTACACGGAGGCAGAGGCAAAAAAGCGCATCAAGGCACAGATGCCACTAGAGCTCAAGTGCGAACAATCACACTTTGTCATCGAGAACTCAG GCACACTGCGGGACACTGAGGAGCAAACGCTCAAAATTCTTGCCATTCTGCAGGACAGCAACCAGCACTGGAAAATCCGGGGTGTCATCTTTGCTACGGCGGCCCTGCTCGTTTCTAGCATTGCCTGGTTGCTGAACTACAAGTACAAGTGGTTTAGCTCCAACTAG